The following nucleotide sequence is from Triticum dicoccoides isolate Atlit2015 ecotype Zavitan chromosome 7B, WEW_v2.0, whole genome shotgun sequence.
gttgcgaatagccacctccactcgccgccagttgtgtgattggacctagcagtccgccgcacgacgttcctcctgcgcgcgcggataccgttagaggcggtgcacttgcgccgctcgggCGAACCTGTTCGCGGGATCCGATCGGCTACGTGGGAGACCGGCAAGGAGGAGGACTCCGGGAatgcgctgcctcaactctacttctgttgcacgacactgcgcgtctagtggtaacgatctgtgatccatcttccgtagcatgttcctggttgttctgcgcgtagaaaatttttaatttgcagtcgacgcaccctactatAGAACCCAACACCATATAATAGTCCACCCAGACTATCGAGACCGGTTAGATCAAACCTTCTCTCCATTGAATCCGGTTTTCACCGAGTAGACGTGGTTTTTACCTATTGGCTGGCTAGTCAGTACGACATGTCAGCGTAGTCATTCAGCCCATTTTTGTTAAAATTTTGTCAAAAAGAATGGAAGTAAGAAAATCTCAATTGTCAGCCAAAAAATGAGAATCTATTCAGGGCATGGCCAACGCTCCACTGTGTATGGGTGCCCGAGCCCTATACGTCACTCTTAATTGTCCAGCTCAGCTCAACTAGTAGCCTGCAGACTAAGACGGGATCCTGCAGAGGAAGTAGGCTCTTGGCTGACAAAAGTAAGAGAGAATGGGCAAAAGCGAGAGAGATGGGGCGAACTAGCCCTTCACGTTCATGTGAAGTACAAGAAAAGGAGGATGTATATGTCATACATTGGCTTGATGGGGCAGCCCATGCGGTGTGTGTTTGACAAACTAAATAGTGCCCCATTCATGTGGAAGAGATGAGGCACTAGAGGGCGGCATGCTATACGCACGGACGATGGGTTACGGAATCAACGAAGTGGCTTAGATGGCATCTTGTGATTGCACATACATAACGTACATATAACGTGAGGGGCCTATCCCCACTGAAAATCAGGAGAGGAGAAAATTGATTAGGAAAGAGACTGGTAAAACTCTGTAAAAAGCCCGTGATTTTAGAATTTTTCTTAGGAAGGTGATACTTGCATTGTACCATGCCCTCATGTCAATGTGCGCACGCTCTCGGAAGAATAAAGCTTGTCTGCTTGTGTGACCTCCAACAAAAGGTCCCGTTCCCATTTCGTACCCCAAAGCAAAGCAATCTGGAGTAAGGATCGCCGCCGAAGCAATGGCGACGGCGAGGGGCACCGAGCGGCGGCGGCAGGGCGGGGATCGCACCCGGGCCAGGCTGCGAGAGAGGATCAAGTACCGCCACGACAGGCTCGTCCAGGACGCCTGGGAGGTCTCCGAGCTCTTCGCGCCCCACCTCGCCATCCTCGCCTTCACCGCAGTTGGCAAACCCCTTCTCTTCGGCAACCCCACCCTCGACTCCGTCCTCAGCAGTGTCTTCCTCGACGCCGACGTCGGGACCGAGACGGTGGACGAGGCCGCGGCGCGCGTGGCGGCGGTGAGGCGTGAGGTGGGGTGGATCGAGGCGCAGGTCGCGCACGAGCAGGCGCGGCTGCGCGCCGTCGCGGAGAAGGTCAGGGCAGCGCAGGAGGAACAGGGGAGGGCGCACTGGTGGGAGGTGGATGTGGACGCGCTCCGGGAGGCAGAGCTGCCCGAGTTCGCCACGGCGCTCGATGCTCTCAGGGCCGACGTTCTCCGCCGCCTCGCCAAGTTGGCCGAAGCCCGGAAGCCACCGCGGCGGCAGTGGTAGTGGCTTCG
It contains:
- the LOC119341649 gene encoding uncharacterized protein LOC119341649 produces the protein MATARGTERRRQGGDRTRARLRERIKYRHDRLVQDAWEVSELFAPHLAILAFTAVGKPLLFGNPTLDSVLSSVFLDADVGTETVDEAAARVAAVRREVGWIEAQVAHEQARLRAVAEKVRAAQEEQGRAHWWEVDVDALREAELPEFATALDALRADVLRRLAKLAEARKPPRRQW